The following proteins come from a genomic window of Taeniopygia guttata chromosome 25, bTaeGut7.mat, whole genome shotgun sequence:
- the SEMA4A gene encoding semaphorin-4A isoform X1, which yields MPGPRLRAAPSPRQPFAKWEIRGRVTYFLCSQGASVPAKQGAEHSAALPGLHVPLGCSGDGRGRDAGGTLVGRIPAAPRHAHRPSAALRGGGARCPALRRAPAPPRLPQRQDNISHYDIFLLDESEEELYVGARDWLLALTVGTPGSIRAKASIMWGATDEKTSECAFKKKSQETECFNFIRVLVALNQTHLYVCGTYAFSPACTYIHLENFTLVPSGRGQPFLDGKGQCPFDPKHTYTALLVDGELYAGTMNNFQGNEPIISRSLGTRTLLKTDAFLRWLSADAAFVASFSIPEDDKVYFFFEETADEFDFFEKLLVPRVARVCKSDVGGEKLLQKKWTTFLKAQLVCSQTGHFPFNVIHHAFALLRHDGRADFYAVFTSQWQAGRAGSAAVCAYRQEDLEKVFEGKYKELNKESSRWTVYSGPDMSPRPGSCSMGASSDKALSFMKDHFLMDGKVSPMRGQPLLVKSDVTYTRITVHETRGVSGTAYRVMFLATADGLLHKAVELSGGAHIVESIQLFAKPEPVKNLLLAPGKGILYVGYSRGVLQVPLANCSLHRSCAECVLARDPYCAWHSPEGSCLPARLATATESRSAWLQDIETGSPGTSCQRGRSAAMPRSWGAPEDPAVQGLSPRLNAVVPLPCPRRSALATYSWQQPSGARGHTVLQPDHTLVVIAQRGTAGTYTCQATENGYTWTVAQYQLRDSGGDGPDRGTPRSYWLEFVTVTVLLAVTLTVAACLALLTYRDQLRARSKVRGCSTPHSPPARPREKVPLNGGTGEPPAPGAATEEEEEDEGSQACCLQLDGDIDVDNNRLHVAAGDRA from the exons ATGCCTGGTCCAAGGCTCCGTGCAGCCCCGTCCCCCAGGCAGCCCTTTGCCAAGTGGGAAATCCGGGGCAGAGTAACCTACTTTCTGTGCTCACAAGGAGCTTCTGTCCCAGCCAAGCAAGGTGCTGAGCACAGCGCTGCCCTCCCGGGGCTCCATGTCCcgctgggctgctctggggatgggagAGGCAG GGATGCTGGTGGGACCCTCGTGGGGCGCATCCCTGCCGCCCCCCGCCATGCCCACCGCCCTTCGGCTGCTCTGCGGGGTGGTGGTGcccgctgccctgctctgcgcAGAGCCCCTGCCCCGCCTCGCCTTCCCCAGCG CCAGGACAACATCTCCCATTACGACATCTTCCTCCTGGATGAGAGCGAGGAGGAGCTGTACGTGGGGGCACGCGACTGGCTGCTGGCCCTCACTGTTGGCACCCCTGGCAGCATCCGTGCCAAAGCCTCG ATAATGTGGGGAGCCACAGATGAGAAAACCTCTGAATGTGCTTTTAAGAAGAAGAGCCAAGAG aCTGAGTGCTTCAACTTCATCCGAGTCCTGGTGGCCCTGAACCAGACCCACCTCTACGTCTGTGGGACCTATGCCTTCAGCCCCGCGTGCACCTACATT CACCTGGAAAACTTCACACTGGTGCCCAGTGGCAGAGGACAGCCCTTCCTGGACGGGAAGGGCCAGTGCCCCTTTGATCCCAAGCACACTTACACGGCCCTGCTGGTGG ATGGGGAGCTCTACGCTGGCACCATGAACAACTTCCAGGGCAACGAGCCCATCATCTCCCGCTCGCTGGGCACCCGCACGCTGCTCAAGACTGACGCCTTCCTCCGCTGGCTCTCGG CCGACGCCGCCTTCGTGGCCTCCTTCAGCATACCTGAGGATGACAAGGTCTACTTCTTCTTCGAGGAGACAGCGGACGAGTTCGACTTCTTTGAGAAGCTCCTGGTGCCACGGGTGGCCCGTGTCTGCAAG AGCGATGTAGGGGGGGAAAAGTTGCTGCAGAAGAAGTGGACAACATTCCTGAAGGCACAGCTGGTGTGCTCCCAGACTGGGCACTTCCCCTTCAACGTCATCCACCACGCCTTTGCCCTGCTGCGCCACGACGGCCGCGCCGACTTCTACGCAGTGTTCACCTCGCAGTG gcaggcgggcagggcgggcagcgccgccgTCTGTGCCTACAGACAGGAGGATCTGGAGAAGGTCTTCGAGGGCAAGTACAAGGAGCTGAACAAGGAGAGCTCTCGCTGGACTGTCTACAGTGGGCCTGACATGAGTCCCCGGCCTGGCAGT TGCTCCATGGGTGCCTCCTCGGACAAAGCCCTCTCCTTCATGAAGGACCATTTCCTGATGGACGGGAAGGTGTCCCCCATGCGGGGACAGCCTCTCCTGGTGAAGTCAGATGTCACCTACACGCGCATCACCGTGCACGAGACTCGCGGCGTGTCGGGGACCGCGTATCGTGTCATGTTCCTGGCCACAG ccGATGGTCTCCTGCACAAGGCAGTGGAGCTGTCTGGGGGTGCCCACATCGTGGAGAGCATCCAGCTGTTTGCAAAGCCAGAGCCAGTGAAGAACCTGCTGTTGGCACCAGGGAAG GGCATCCTCTACGTGGGCTACTCCAGAGGCGTCCTGCAGGTCCCGCTGGCCAACTGCAGCCTGCACCGGAGCTGCGCCGAGTGCGTGCTGGCACGGGACCCTTACTGCgcctggcacagccccgagggctcctgcctgcccgccCGCCTCGCCACCGCCACCGAGAGCAG GAGTGCGTGGCTGCAGGACATCGAGACAGGGAGCCCGGGCACCTCGTGCCAGCGTGGGAGGAGCGCAGCCATGCCCCGATCCTGGGGGGCACCGGAGGATCCCGCTGTACAGG GGCTCAGCCCCCGGCTGAACGCCGTGGTGCCCCTGCCGTGCCCCCGCCGCTCTGCGCTGGCCACctacagctggcagcagcccagcGGTGCCCGGGGGCACACGGTGCTGCAGCCCGACCACACGCTGGTGGTCATCGCGCAGCGGGGCACGGCCGGCACCTACACGTGCCAGGCCACGGAGAACGGCTACACCTGGACCGTGGCGCAGTACCAGCTGCGGGACTCCGGCGGGGACGGGCCGGACAGGGGCACCCCCCGGTCCTACTGGCTGGAGTTTGTCACGGTGACCGTGCTGCTGGCCGTGACGCTGACCGTGGCCGCCTGCCTGGCCCTCCTCACCTACCGCGACCAGCTCCGGGCTCGCAGCAAGGTGAGGGGCTGCAGCACGCCCCACAGCCCCCCGGCCCGCCCACGGGAGAAGGTGCCCCTCAACGGGGGCACCGGAGAGCCCCCGGCACCTGGAGCTGCCacggaggaagaggaggaggatgaaggatCCCAGGCTTGCTGCCTTCAGCTCGATGGGGACATCGACGTGGACAACAACCGGCTCCACGTGGCAGCCGGGGACAGAGCGTGA
- the SEMA4A gene encoding semaphorin-4A isoform X2, which yields MSRWAALGMGEAGMLVGPSWGASLPPPAMPTALRLLCGVVVPAALLCAEPLPRLAFPSGDPRRTLTHFSQDNISHYDIFLLDESEEELYVGARDWLLALTVGTPGSIRAKASIMWGATDEKTSECAFKKKSQETECFNFIRVLVALNQTHLYVCGTYAFSPACTYIHLENFTLVPSGRGQPFLDGKGQCPFDPKHTYTALLVDGELYAGTMNNFQGNEPIISRSLGTRTLLKTDAFLRWLSADAAFVASFSIPEDDKVYFFFEETADEFDFFEKLLVPRVARVCKSDVGGEKLLQKKWTTFLKAQLVCSQTGHFPFNVIHHAFALLRHDGRADFYAVFTSQWQAGRAGSAAVCAYRQEDLEKVFEGKYKELNKESSRWTVYSGPDMSPRPGSCSMGASSDKALSFMKDHFLMDGKVSPMRGQPLLVKSDVTYTRITVHETRGVSGTAYRVMFLATADGLLHKAVELSGGAHIVESIQLFAKPEPVKNLLLAPGKGILYVGYSRGVLQVPLANCSLHRSCAECVLARDPYCAWHSPEGSCLPARLATATESRSAWLQDIETGSPGTSCQRGRSAAMPRSWGAPEDPAVQGLSPRLNAVVPLPCPRRSALATYSWQQPSGARGHTVLQPDHTLVVIAQRGTAGTYTCQATENGYTWTVAQYQLRDSGGDGPDRGTPRSYWLEFVTVTVLLAVTLTVAACLALLTYRDQLRARSKVRGCSTPHSPPARPREKVPLNGGTGEPPAPGAATEEEEEDEGSQACCLQLDGDIDVDNNRLHVAAGDRA from the exons ATGTCCcgctgggctgctctggggatgggagAGGCAG GGATGCTGGTGGGACCCTCGTGGGGCGCATCCCTGCCGCCCCCCGCCATGCCCACCGCCCTTCGGCTGCTCTGCGGGGTGGTGGTGcccgctgccctgctctgcgcAGAGCCCCTGCCCCGCCTCGCCTTCCCCAGCG gggaCCCCCGGCGGACCCTCACCCACTTCAGCCAGGACAACATCTCCCATTACGACATCTTCCTCCTGGATGAGAGCGAGGAGGAGCTGTACGTGGGGGCACGCGACTGGCTGCTGGCCCTCACTGTTGGCACCCCTGGCAGCATCCGTGCCAAAGCCTCG ATAATGTGGGGAGCCACAGATGAGAAAACCTCTGAATGTGCTTTTAAGAAGAAGAGCCAAGAG aCTGAGTGCTTCAACTTCATCCGAGTCCTGGTGGCCCTGAACCAGACCCACCTCTACGTCTGTGGGACCTATGCCTTCAGCCCCGCGTGCACCTACATT CACCTGGAAAACTTCACACTGGTGCCCAGTGGCAGAGGACAGCCCTTCCTGGACGGGAAGGGCCAGTGCCCCTTTGATCCCAAGCACACTTACACGGCCCTGCTGGTGG ATGGGGAGCTCTACGCTGGCACCATGAACAACTTCCAGGGCAACGAGCCCATCATCTCCCGCTCGCTGGGCACCCGCACGCTGCTCAAGACTGACGCCTTCCTCCGCTGGCTCTCGG CCGACGCCGCCTTCGTGGCCTCCTTCAGCATACCTGAGGATGACAAGGTCTACTTCTTCTTCGAGGAGACAGCGGACGAGTTCGACTTCTTTGAGAAGCTCCTGGTGCCACGGGTGGCCCGTGTCTGCAAG AGCGATGTAGGGGGGGAAAAGTTGCTGCAGAAGAAGTGGACAACATTCCTGAAGGCACAGCTGGTGTGCTCCCAGACTGGGCACTTCCCCTTCAACGTCATCCACCACGCCTTTGCCCTGCTGCGCCACGACGGCCGCGCCGACTTCTACGCAGTGTTCACCTCGCAGTG gcaggcgggcagggcgggcagcgccgccgTCTGTGCCTACAGACAGGAGGATCTGGAGAAGGTCTTCGAGGGCAAGTACAAGGAGCTGAACAAGGAGAGCTCTCGCTGGACTGTCTACAGTGGGCCTGACATGAGTCCCCGGCCTGGCAGT TGCTCCATGGGTGCCTCCTCGGACAAAGCCCTCTCCTTCATGAAGGACCATTTCCTGATGGACGGGAAGGTGTCCCCCATGCGGGGACAGCCTCTCCTGGTGAAGTCAGATGTCACCTACACGCGCATCACCGTGCACGAGACTCGCGGCGTGTCGGGGACCGCGTATCGTGTCATGTTCCTGGCCACAG ccGATGGTCTCCTGCACAAGGCAGTGGAGCTGTCTGGGGGTGCCCACATCGTGGAGAGCATCCAGCTGTTTGCAAAGCCAGAGCCAGTGAAGAACCTGCTGTTGGCACCAGGGAAG GGCATCCTCTACGTGGGCTACTCCAGAGGCGTCCTGCAGGTCCCGCTGGCCAACTGCAGCCTGCACCGGAGCTGCGCCGAGTGCGTGCTGGCACGGGACCCTTACTGCgcctggcacagccccgagggctcctgcctgcccgccCGCCTCGCCACCGCCACCGAGAGCAG GAGTGCGTGGCTGCAGGACATCGAGACAGGGAGCCCGGGCACCTCGTGCCAGCGTGGGAGGAGCGCAGCCATGCCCCGATCCTGGGGGGCACCGGAGGATCCCGCTGTACAGG GGCTCAGCCCCCGGCTGAACGCCGTGGTGCCCCTGCCGTGCCCCCGCCGCTCTGCGCTGGCCACctacagctggcagcagcccagcGGTGCCCGGGGGCACACGGTGCTGCAGCCCGACCACACGCTGGTGGTCATCGCGCAGCGGGGCACGGCCGGCACCTACACGTGCCAGGCCACGGAGAACGGCTACACCTGGACCGTGGCGCAGTACCAGCTGCGGGACTCCGGCGGGGACGGGCCGGACAGGGGCACCCCCCGGTCCTACTGGCTGGAGTTTGTCACGGTGACCGTGCTGCTGGCCGTGACGCTGACCGTGGCCGCCTGCCTGGCCCTCCTCACCTACCGCGACCAGCTCCGGGCTCGCAGCAAGGTGAGGGGCTGCAGCACGCCCCACAGCCCCCCGGCCCGCCCACGGGAGAAGGTGCCCCTCAACGGGGGCACCGGAGAGCCCCCGGCACCTGGAGCTGCCacggaggaagaggaggaggatgaaggatCCCAGGCTTGCTGCCTTCAGCTCGATGGGGACATCGACGTGGACAACAACCGGCTCCACGTGGCAGCCGGGGACAGAGCGTGA
- the SEMA4A gene encoding semaphorin-4A isoform X5 produces MLVGPSWGASLPPPAMPTALRLLCGVVVPAALLCAEPLPRLAFPSGDPRRTLTHFSQDNISHYDIFLLDESEEELYVGARDWLLALTVGTPGSIRAKASIMWGATDEKTSECAFKKKSQETECFNFIRVLVALNQTHLYVCGTYAFSPACTYIHLENFTLVPSGRGQPFLDGKGQCPFDPKHTYTALLVDGELYAGTMNNFQGNEPIISRSLGTRTLLKTDAFLRWLSADAAFVASFSIPEDDKVYFFFEETADEFDFFEKLLVPRVARVCKSDVGGEKLLQKKWTTFLKAQLVCSQTGHFPFNVIHHAFALLRHDGRADFYAVFTSQWQAGRAGSAAVCAYRQEDLEKVFEGKYKELNKESSRWTVYSGPDMSPRPGSCSMGASSDKALSFMKDHFLMDGKVSPMRGQPLLVKSDVTYTRITVHETRGVSGTAYRVMFLATADGLLHKAVELSGGAHIVESIQLFAKPEPVKNLLLAPGKGILYVGYSRGVLQVPLANCSLHRSCAECVLARDPYCAWHSPEGSCLPARLATATESRSAWLQDIETGSPGTSCQRGRSAAMPRSWGAPEDPAVQGLSPRLNAVVPLPCPRRSALATYSWQQPSGARGHTVLQPDHTLVVIAQRGTAGTYTCQATENGYTWTVAQYQLRDSGGDGPDRGTPRSYWLEFVTVTVLLAVTLTVAACLALLTYRDQLRARSKVRGCSTPHSPPARPREKVPLNGGTGEPPAPGAATEEEEEDEGSQACCLQLDGDIDVDNNRLHVAAGDRA; encoded by the exons ATGCTGGTGGGACCCTCGTGGGGCGCATCCCTGCCGCCCCCCGCCATGCCCACCGCCCTTCGGCTGCTCTGCGGGGTGGTGGTGcccgctgccctgctctgcgcAGAGCCCCTGCCCCGCCTCGCCTTCCCCAGCG gggaCCCCCGGCGGACCCTCACCCACTTCAGCCAGGACAACATCTCCCATTACGACATCTTCCTCCTGGATGAGAGCGAGGAGGAGCTGTACGTGGGGGCACGCGACTGGCTGCTGGCCCTCACTGTTGGCACCCCTGGCAGCATCCGTGCCAAAGCCTCG ATAATGTGGGGAGCCACAGATGAGAAAACCTCTGAATGTGCTTTTAAGAAGAAGAGCCAAGAG aCTGAGTGCTTCAACTTCATCCGAGTCCTGGTGGCCCTGAACCAGACCCACCTCTACGTCTGTGGGACCTATGCCTTCAGCCCCGCGTGCACCTACATT CACCTGGAAAACTTCACACTGGTGCCCAGTGGCAGAGGACAGCCCTTCCTGGACGGGAAGGGCCAGTGCCCCTTTGATCCCAAGCACACTTACACGGCCCTGCTGGTGG ATGGGGAGCTCTACGCTGGCACCATGAACAACTTCCAGGGCAACGAGCCCATCATCTCCCGCTCGCTGGGCACCCGCACGCTGCTCAAGACTGACGCCTTCCTCCGCTGGCTCTCGG CCGACGCCGCCTTCGTGGCCTCCTTCAGCATACCTGAGGATGACAAGGTCTACTTCTTCTTCGAGGAGACAGCGGACGAGTTCGACTTCTTTGAGAAGCTCCTGGTGCCACGGGTGGCCCGTGTCTGCAAG AGCGATGTAGGGGGGGAAAAGTTGCTGCAGAAGAAGTGGACAACATTCCTGAAGGCACAGCTGGTGTGCTCCCAGACTGGGCACTTCCCCTTCAACGTCATCCACCACGCCTTTGCCCTGCTGCGCCACGACGGCCGCGCCGACTTCTACGCAGTGTTCACCTCGCAGTG gcaggcgggcagggcgggcagcgccgccgTCTGTGCCTACAGACAGGAGGATCTGGAGAAGGTCTTCGAGGGCAAGTACAAGGAGCTGAACAAGGAGAGCTCTCGCTGGACTGTCTACAGTGGGCCTGACATGAGTCCCCGGCCTGGCAGT TGCTCCATGGGTGCCTCCTCGGACAAAGCCCTCTCCTTCATGAAGGACCATTTCCTGATGGACGGGAAGGTGTCCCCCATGCGGGGACAGCCTCTCCTGGTGAAGTCAGATGTCACCTACACGCGCATCACCGTGCACGAGACTCGCGGCGTGTCGGGGACCGCGTATCGTGTCATGTTCCTGGCCACAG ccGATGGTCTCCTGCACAAGGCAGTGGAGCTGTCTGGGGGTGCCCACATCGTGGAGAGCATCCAGCTGTTTGCAAAGCCAGAGCCAGTGAAGAACCTGCTGTTGGCACCAGGGAAG GGCATCCTCTACGTGGGCTACTCCAGAGGCGTCCTGCAGGTCCCGCTGGCCAACTGCAGCCTGCACCGGAGCTGCGCCGAGTGCGTGCTGGCACGGGACCCTTACTGCgcctggcacagccccgagggctcctgcctgcccgccCGCCTCGCCACCGCCACCGAGAGCAG GAGTGCGTGGCTGCAGGACATCGAGACAGGGAGCCCGGGCACCTCGTGCCAGCGTGGGAGGAGCGCAGCCATGCCCCGATCCTGGGGGGCACCGGAGGATCCCGCTGTACAGG GGCTCAGCCCCCGGCTGAACGCCGTGGTGCCCCTGCCGTGCCCCCGCCGCTCTGCGCTGGCCACctacagctggcagcagcccagcGGTGCCCGGGGGCACACGGTGCTGCAGCCCGACCACACGCTGGTGGTCATCGCGCAGCGGGGCACGGCCGGCACCTACACGTGCCAGGCCACGGAGAACGGCTACACCTGGACCGTGGCGCAGTACCAGCTGCGGGACTCCGGCGGGGACGGGCCGGACAGGGGCACCCCCCGGTCCTACTGGCTGGAGTTTGTCACGGTGACCGTGCTGCTGGCCGTGACGCTGACCGTGGCCGCCTGCCTGGCCCTCCTCACCTACCGCGACCAGCTCCGGGCTCGCAGCAAGGTGAGGGGCTGCAGCACGCCCCACAGCCCCCCGGCCCGCCCACGGGAGAAGGTGCCCCTCAACGGGGGCACCGGAGAGCCCCCGGCACCTGGAGCTGCCacggaggaagaggaggaggatgaaggatCCCAGGCTTGCTGCCTTCAGCTCGATGGGGACATCGACGTGGACAACAACCGGCTCCACGTGGCAGCCGGGGACAGAGCGTGA
- the SEMA4A gene encoding semaphorin-4A isoform X4, giving the protein MRGRGMLLPPARRRDAGGTLVGRIPAAPRHAHRPSAALRGGGARCPALRRAPAPPRLPQRQDNISHYDIFLLDESEEELYVGARDWLLALTVGTPGSIRAKASIMWGATDEKTSECAFKKKSQETECFNFIRVLVALNQTHLYVCGTYAFSPACTYIHLENFTLVPSGRGQPFLDGKGQCPFDPKHTYTALLVDGELYAGTMNNFQGNEPIISRSLGTRTLLKTDAFLRWLSADAAFVASFSIPEDDKVYFFFEETADEFDFFEKLLVPRVARVCKSDVGGEKLLQKKWTTFLKAQLVCSQTGHFPFNVIHHAFALLRHDGRADFYAVFTSQWQAGRAGSAAVCAYRQEDLEKVFEGKYKELNKESSRWTVYSGPDMSPRPGSCSMGASSDKALSFMKDHFLMDGKVSPMRGQPLLVKSDVTYTRITVHETRGVSGTAYRVMFLATADGLLHKAVELSGGAHIVESIQLFAKPEPVKNLLLAPGKGILYVGYSRGVLQVPLANCSLHRSCAECVLARDPYCAWHSPEGSCLPARLATATESRSAWLQDIETGSPGTSCQRGRSAAMPRSWGAPEDPAVQGLSPRLNAVVPLPCPRRSALATYSWQQPSGARGHTVLQPDHTLVVIAQRGTAGTYTCQATENGYTWTVAQYQLRDSGGDGPDRGTPRSYWLEFVTVTVLLAVTLTVAACLALLTYRDQLRARSKVRGCSTPHSPPARPREKVPLNGGTGEPPAPGAATEEEEEDEGSQACCLQLDGDIDVDNNRLHVAAGDRA; this is encoded by the exons ATGCGGGGCCGGGGGATGCTgctcccgcccgcccgccgcag GGATGCTGGTGGGACCCTCGTGGGGCGCATCCCTGCCGCCCCCCGCCATGCCCACCGCCCTTCGGCTGCTCTGCGGGGTGGTGGTGcccgctgccctgctctgcgcAGAGCCCCTGCCCCGCCTCGCCTTCCCCAGCG CCAGGACAACATCTCCCATTACGACATCTTCCTCCTGGATGAGAGCGAGGAGGAGCTGTACGTGGGGGCACGCGACTGGCTGCTGGCCCTCACTGTTGGCACCCCTGGCAGCATCCGTGCCAAAGCCTCG ATAATGTGGGGAGCCACAGATGAGAAAACCTCTGAATGTGCTTTTAAGAAGAAGAGCCAAGAG aCTGAGTGCTTCAACTTCATCCGAGTCCTGGTGGCCCTGAACCAGACCCACCTCTACGTCTGTGGGACCTATGCCTTCAGCCCCGCGTGCACCTACATT CACCTGGAAAACTTCACACTGGTGCCCAGTGGCAGAGGACAGCCCTTCCTGGACGGGAAGGGCCAGTGCCCCTTTGATCCCAAGCACACTTACACGGCCCTGCTGGTGG ATGGGGAGCTCTACGCTGGCACCATGAACAACTTCCAGGGCAACGAGCCCATCATCTCCCGCTCGCTGGGCACCCGCACGCTGCTCAAGACTGACGCCTTCCTCCGCTGGCTCTCGG CCGACGCCGCCTTCGTGGCCTCCTTCAGCATACCTGAGGATGACAAGGTCTACTTCTTCTTCGAGGAGACAGCGGACGAGTTCGACTTCTTTGAGAAGCTCCTGGTGCCACGGGTGGCCCGTGTCTGCAAG AGCGATGTAGGGGGGGAAAAGTTGCTGCAGAAGAAGTGGACAACATTCCTGAAGGCACAGCTGGTGTGCTCCCAGACTGGGCACTTCCCCTTCAACGTCATCCACCACGCCTTTGCCCTGCTGCGCCACGACGGCCGCGCCGACTTCTACGCAGTGTTCACCTCGCAGTG gcaggcgggcagggcgggcagcgccgccgTCTGTGCCTACAGACAGGAGGATCTGGAGAAGGTCTTCGAGGGCAAGTACAAGGAGCTGAACAAGGAGAGCTCTCGCTGGACTGTCTACAGTGGGCCTGACATGAGTCCCCGGCCTGGCAGT TGCTCCATGGGTGCCTCCTCGGACAAAGCCCTCTCCTTCATGAAGGACCATTTCCTGATGGACGGGAAGGTGTCCCCCATGCGGGGACAGCCTCTCCTGGTGAAGTCAGATGTCACCTACACGCGCATCACCGTGCACGAGACTCGCGGCGTGTCGGGGACCGCGTATCGTGTCATGTTCCTGGCCACAG ccGATGGTCTCCTGCACAAGGCAGTGGAGCTGTCTGGGGGTGCCCACATCGTGGAGAGCATCCAGCTGTTTGCAAAGCCAGAGCCAGTGAAGAACCTGCTGTTGGCACCAGGGAAG GGCATCCTCTACGTGGGCTACTCCAGAGGCGTCCTGCAGGTCCCGCTGGCCAACTGCAGCCTGCACCGGAGCTGCGCCGAGTGCGTGCTGGCACGGGACCCTTACTGCgcctggcacagccccgagggctcctgcctgcccgccCGCCTCGCCACCGCCACCGAGAGCAG GAGTGCGTGGCTGCAGGACATCGAGACAGGGAGCCCGGGCACCTCGTGCCAGCGTGGGAGGAGCGCAGCCATGCCCCGATCCTGGGGGGCACCGGAGGATCCCGCTGTACAGG GGCTCAGCCCCCGGCTGAACGCCGTGGTGCCCCTGCCGTGCCCCCGCCGCTCTGCGCTGGCCACctacagctggcagcagcccagcGGTGCCCGGGGGCACACGGTGCTGCAGCCCGACCACACGCTGGTGGTCATCGCGCAGCGGGGCACGGCCGGCACCTACACGTGCCAGGCCACGGAGAACGGCTACACCTGGACCGTGGCGCAGTACCAGCTGCGGGACTCCGGCGGGGACGGGCCGGACAGGGGCACCCCCCGGTCCTACTGGCTGGAGTTTGTCACGGTGACCGTGCTGCTGGCCGTGACGCTGACCGTGGCCGCCTGCCTGGCCCTCCTCACCTACCGCGACCAGCTCCGGGCTCGCAGCAAGGTGAGGGGCTGCAGCACGCCCCACAGCCCCCCGGCCCGCCCACGGGAGAAGGTGCCCCTCAACGGGGGCACCGGAGAGCCCCCGGCACCTGGAGCTGCCacggaggaagaggaggaggatgaaggatCCCAGGCTTGCTGCCTTCAGCTCGATGGGGACATCGACGTGGACAACAACCGGCTCCACGTGGCAGCCGGGGACAGAGCGTGA